Part of the Hallerella porci genome is shown below.
CTGTAAGCGAGTCCGTGATAAGACGGATCCGGTTCTGTAATGCCGGGGAATTTTTCTTTGTGTGCTTCCCAGTCAAAGTTTCCGCTATCGATAATGCAGCCGCCGACAGTCATCGCATGACCATCCATATACTTTGTAGTGGAATGCGTTACGATATCTGCGCCAAATTCAAATGGACGGCAGAGAACAGGAGTTGCAAATGTATTGTCGATGATGAAAGGAACGCCGTGCTTGTGAGCGATGTCTGCAAACTTTTTAATGTCGGTGACATGACAAGTCGGATTTGAAATGGTTTCGCCAAAGAATGCTTTTGTATTCGGGCGGAAAGCCTTTTCAATTTCTTCTTCGCTTGCATCCGGATCGATGAAAGTTACATCAATTCCGAGTTTTTTCATGCTTACGCTGAAAAGATTATAAGTACCGCCGTAAATGGCAGAAGAACTCACAAAATGATCGCCGGATTCGCAGATGTTGAAAATTGCGTAGAAATTTGCTGCTTGACCCGAACTGGTAAGCATCGCAGCGACGCCGCCTTCGAGATCTGCAATTTTAGAAGCGACAGCATCATTGGTTGGATTTTGAAGACGTGTGTAAAAATAACCTTCTTCTTTTAAATCAAACAAATCCGCCATTTGAGCACTGGTGTCATATTTAAAAGTCGTGCTTTGATAAATGGGGAGAATTCGAGGTTCGCCTTTTTTTGGCTGCCAGCCGCTTTGAACGCATTTGGTTTGAATGTCTAATTTCATCTATGATATCCTTTGAAATTGATGCTTCAAAAATATAAAAGTTTTTATTAAAAATGTTGTAAACGAGAAAGCTTAAAACGATTCTTCATTGAAAAAATATTTGGTGCTGCGGCCTTTTTCTTTGGATTTTTTGAGAATGTTTTTTTGCTGTAAATTTTTAAAATCGCGAAGAGCGGAATCGTGAGAAATCGCAGAAATTTTTGCCCATTCTGACGAAGAAATTTTTGCATGTGGATTTTCTTGTAGATATTTTATAAGAAGTTGTTCGCGTTCCGAAAGCGCAATTCCGCTGAGAGAA
Proteins encoded:
- a CDS encoding O-acetylhomoserine aminocarboxypropyltransferase/cysteine synthase family protein, giving the protein MKLDIQTKCVQSGWQPKKGEPRILPIYQSTTFKYDTSAQMADLFDLKEEGYFYTRLQNPTNDAVASKIADLEGGVAAMLTSSGQAANFYAIFNICESGDHFVSSSAIYGGTYNLFSVSMKKLGIDVTFIDPDASEEEIEKAFRPNTKAFFGETISNPTCHVTDIKKFADIAHKHGVPFIIDNTFATPVLCRPFEFGADIVTHSTTKYMDGHAMTVGGCIIDSGNFDWEAHKEKFPGITEPDPSYHGLAYSKAFGKKCYIVKATVQLMRDFGSIQAPMNAFLLNIGLETLALRMQKHCENALKIAKFLQNHPKVAWVNYAGLENDKYHALAQKQFDGGLPCGVMAFGIKGGREESIKFMDSLKLIAIVTHVADARSCVLHPASHTHRQLSDEQLLEAGVRPDLIRLSVGIENADDLIADMNQAFEQI